The genomic region CTACACTCCTTTTCGCTTTTCTTTCAACAAAAGCACAAGATAAACAGCTTGGCGATCTGCTGGGCGAACGATTCTCCATTGCCGGCTTTACTCATCAGGGCGCAGATTATTGCCTTGGCAAAATTCAGGATCAACGTGGCTATACCTTCGTTGAATTGAACAAGCTACCTGCTCAAAAAGCCAGCATTATCCTCAAAGACAATAAAGGCAGATTAGACACTTCTATCGCAAGACTAGACTCGCAAGGCAAGATTAAGCAGATCGACCTTTTCGACAGCTTATACGGCATTAAAAGAGCTTCCAATCCAAAGTTGATTGCCAAGATTCCTTTCGAAAACAAGAACGGGTCCATACTGCTCAAGCTTAGCATCAACGGTAGCAGCAAACCGCTCAATATGCTCTTTGATACCGGAGCCGACGGCATGGCACTTAGTGAAAAAAAAGCCAATGAAATAGGATTAAATGTAACGAGGGAAAACAATGCTTCCGTAGTTGGCGGGACGCAGCAAATCAAGGTGTCTGAAGGCAACTACATCGAGATCGGCACGCTCAAAATGGAAAACATGTCTATCGCTATCTTTCCAAATAGACCCGACGATCACTCGGACGGAATTATTGGCAACAGCATTCTGAGACGCTATATTACCCATATCGATTACGATAATAACGAGCTATCCCTTTACGAATTTGGCGATTTCAAATACCAAGGCGAAGGAAAGCTCATTCCGATCACTTTTCCACAGGGCGTTATTCATCTCCATGCGGACCTTTCGATAACGGGCGAAGCTCCTATCCGTGGAGATTTCGTTTTCGACACAGGTGCCGGCTATAACCTAATAGCCTTCCGACCGTTCGTGAAAGCGCATAAATTGCTAGTCTCAGGATTCAAATCCGAGGTCTCCTCAACGACCAGCAGCTTGGGAACAGTAACCCCAACCTTCACCGGACTAGCCAAATCTTTGGCCTTAGAAAACGTGGAACCGATGGTCAACTTCCCTGTTACCCTAATGGGTGGCAGTTCAGGCAATAAGGATTGGAACCCCGGAGCGGATGGATCCTTGGGCGTACGTGCAATTAGTCGATACAACCATACCATCAACCTGCTGGATGGCGAAATATTCCTGAGCAAAAACAAGCTTCATAGTTATCCTGCGGATTTCCTTATACGCGACTACCTTTTCGGATGGAACAACCAAGGAAAACTGATATTGCTTGAAAAAATAGGAACCGCAAATAGCCCCGAAAAAGGAAAAAGAGTAGCCGTGATAGATGGAACAGCCGATAGTAAACTGGCTAAAAACAGTAAATCCATCGAGAAATTAAGAGGGATCCCTAAGGATAAAAAAATAACCGTTTCGTTCGACGATGAAACAAAAATCACAATAGAATAGATATTCCCCAAAAAAACAACGCATATAATGAAAAAAACAATCTCTTTAATAGCAAGTTTGCTGATCAGCATCTTTGTATTTGCTCAAACAAAACCTGCCAATATCACCGGAACCGTCGATAAAAACGACATCGTCCGCGTATCTTTATTTAAAGTGCTCAACGGCCGCCTCGTAGAAGTGGCTTTGAGTATCCCTGATTCCGAAGGTCGCTTTGGTTTCCGATTTACACCAGAATATGAAGGTTTCTATGTAATCGGAAGCGGAACTAGCACAAGACCTCAAGGAAATTTTAAATTCTATTTCCGAGGCAATGAAGACCTTGTCATTAAGCTACAGCGCGATGATTACGAATTGATAAGCACAAATAGTAAAGAAATAAAAGCACTAAATCAGTGGGATGTAGCCGTGGCAGAAATCCAGGCAAAAGCCAACAGGTTGGGTGGACAGAGCACCTACGTCGATTTCTTCCCTCAGGTAGAAGAAATGTCCGCTAAATTGGCGCAATACAAAAAAGACCCAAAAACTGGCAATAAAAACTTTGATAAGCTCTTCCCTAGCTATGTAGATTACGACTTTGCTTATTATGCTATCAGCTATAACTATCTCCCGCGTTCAGCGCATCCGGATCAAGACGAGTTTACGCCATATTACCAAAACTTCAATGTCGATAACTACCTCAATGATTTCTTGCTGCAATTGCCCTATGGCGACCGCTTCTTTAGCAACCTCATTCTGCAGAAGAACAAAGGGAAAAACCTTGCTGACGAATCCTTATTGATCGCCAGTATACCTTCTGACGTCTTAAAAGGACAATTCATCGTGAGCAAAATGGAAAGAGCCCGTTCGATGGAAGAGTTCCTAATCTCGAAAGAAGCCTATAAACAATACATCACATTGCCAGAGCAAATTGCTCGTGTCGCAGCCGTAGAGTCAAAATTGGCAGAATCCAAAACGGGAGCAACGGCCGTTAGCTTCAGCTATCCTGACGTAACGGGCAAACAGACGGCCTTGAAAGATCTGCGCGGAAAAGTCGTGTTGATCGACATGTGGGCAACCTGGTGTGGTCCATGCCGTGCCGAAGAACCACATTGGGAAAAATTGAATGAAGAATTTGCAGGAAAAGACGTTGCTTTCGTAGGCGTATCGGTTGATAAGGAAAAAGACAAATGGGAAACTTACGTGAAAGAGAAAAAGCTGAAGGGTATACAACTGCATGCCGGACCAGGCAATATTCTATCTCAATCCTACAAAGTAGATGGTATCCCTAGATACATTTTAGTCGACAAGAAAGGAAATCTTATTGCAGCGGATAGTCCGCGTCCTTCTGACCCGAAACTGAAAGAAATGATCAGTAAAGCATTAGCGAATTAAACCATCGCCCTGTTTTACTAGGGAAAGGATGATACCTAAGATATAGGAAGCCCCTTTCATAACCACTATTAACCCCAATCATTCCCTATTCGAAAGGCTTTTGATAGGGGTTTGTATTGGGTTTGAAAGGGTTTTAAAAGGGTTATGAGTAAACCAAGTCTCAAAGGATGCTGCTTGTTGATAGGAAGAAACCCTCACAAAAAAAGCTGCCTTTCGGGCAGCTTCCTCATTCTTAACAATACGTTCTTAAAAAAACTTAGAAAACAGGTTGGGCTTCTTCCAACTGTTTTTATATTCCTTTGCCAATGCGGCCGGGTTATCGAATGAAAGCACATAGTTCAATGTTCTATGCGCTTCTTTCAGATTACCGGATTGGTATTGCGCATGCGCTTTTGCCAGGTATACATTCTCCGACAGTTCATCGTATCCCCATCCTTCCTGATCGTAGATTGCCTGAAACTGATCGCTGTACTGCTCCACAAGTTCCCTATTGCTCAGCTTATCCTGCAACTGAATACCATAGCTCAACCATAGCGTATATTCCGAGGCTTCCAGTGTCTGTCCTACGAACTGATTATACTCTTCGAACATAGCTGCACCTTCGCGATATTGAGCCAGTAGATAGTGGCTCTTAACGATCATATAAATTGTCTTCGCCTTATCAAAGTCATTCAACAAAAACGAACGCTTGTTCTCCATGTACAATCGCGCTGCTTTATTGACTTCAGCATAATTCTCCGCCTCGTTATTGATCTGCATCAATTGATATTGCGGATTTGCCTCGTCTGGGAAACGGCTTCCTAGTTCCGCATAATAGCGACGTCGAACCTCCGTAGGTTCATCCGCGAAATGATTATATAAAACGCCTTCGACTAGATTTTTGGCGTATTCAAAGTCCCGAAAATCATAGTCTGAGATATCAGGGTTCTCGTTGTAGTGCCCATAGATTTCGAACAGCAGCTCCTCAGCTTCTGTTTTGATATCCTCTGAAAGACCTAGCTTTTCATGCACGACGATTTGCGAGGCGCGATGCTGTATGTAGTTGTAATAATACACCATATCCTCGTTATAAACACTGAAGAAGTTATGAATCGCGACGTTTGCCCCCTCATAGTCCTCCCCTTTTATCAAAGAATCGACCAGGGTGTTGTGCAATTCGGGGAATTCCGAATACTGCAGGCCTTCCTGCGCAATCTCCGCCGCATCTTCATAACGTTGAAATGCCGCCAGAACAATCGCATAGTTATTGCAGTTCATCGCCATATTGTGGCGGTCGCCTAGCGTATCGCTATCAAATTCGCCATCATCAAAATAGCGATGGAATGCCTCATAAGCCTGTTTATAGATCGCTAGTTCGATCTTTCGAAATTCCATCTTCGTCTCCTCGTCCACGTTAAGTCCCACAATGAAATTCGCCATATCGACCCCAGCATTGTAAAGGTCTCGTGGTTTATCTGTAAAAGTGGGCACCGAAGAAGTGATAAGCTGATGTGCCAAAAACTTAGACTCTACCATACGACGCCAACTATAAACATTTAGATTTAACGTGCAGGCTTGGTCTAATAATTTAATTGCTTCGATATAGTCCCCATGCTCGTATAAGTAGGTGCCTGCAAAATGAAAGCTCCCATATTCCTTGGGGTTGCTCTGCATTAGAGCGCCGGCATGGCGAAAATAAAAATCCTCCTCCTTGCCGATCATATCTGCATAATTACGCTCAATAATCATCTGATAATAAAAAACATCAGGATTGCTATAGGATTGGTTGATCAAACCTTCAAATCGGTGATACCATTTAACCAGCCCTTCTTGTGTCGGCGTATCGGAATTGTCGCCCTCAATGAGCTTCATCATGATTTTTAGCGATAGGTCCACCGCCTGGTTTTCATAAGCAATCTCTGCCAGATCCAAATAGCTTTGGTTATTGTGGCTCACATAACGGTCGATTTGATCGGCTATCATCTTGATAATTTCAGCAACCGTCGCAAGTTTGGAATAATCAAGCACATATATTTTCTTCAACCAGAAGTAAGAAATATTCTTATCCAGTACATCCCGGTTATCAGCAAATCTTTCCTTAAAAAAGGCTATTCCGCGGTCAATCGTAGCTAAAAGATGCTCCGTCTCGGCTAGCGATTCGTATATCTTGATTAAAAAATCAAAGCCATAAGGTGCCGAATCATTATCTGCCAACAGTTTTTGTGCATAGGCAATAAACTCATCCTTATTCTCTTCGGTTATGTGCTTCTGCGGACGTGCAATCTGCCAAAGCACATATTGATTGTCCAAAGGATAATTCAATATATTATATAGCGCTTTATTGTTGGAAGGGTCTATCGTTAAAATTCTTCGTAGATAAGGTATAACCTGCTGTTGTATAGCCACGTAGGCCTCTTCGTGTCCTTCCCTATAGGCAAGATCATGGTGTGCAACAGCCATCAAAAATAACACATCCAAATCGTCCGGAGAGGAAGCAAGCGACTTCTCCCCCTCAGCGATACAGGTTTCTAATTCGTTGGCATAAAATAATTGTTCTAATTCTTCGTAGTTCATATTCATAAAAGAGTACGCTATATCTATAAAATTCGTATACGGAGCGATTAAAAAAAATGTCGGCCGCTACTTTTTGTGTAGCAAATTACACAATCTAAACTCAACAGTACATGGCCTATTTCAGGGATATTTAGGAATCAGGGAGAAAAATCTCATCTAAGGTTAAAATCAACGCAGCTATGGTAGATGTTCACTTACTAATCCTATCTTTATGGAAAGGTTCAATTTCAAAAATTTAAAGAGCAGGAAACTGAGATGAACAAAAGAGAAGAGATCATTCGTAATTACATTAGCGGTTACAACAATTTTGACATCCCTCGGATGTTGGCAGACTTTGCTGATGATATTCAATTCGAGAATATACAGAATAATGTAACCACAGATACGTTGGAAGGAAAGGATGCGTTCCGCGAACAGGCGGAAATGGCAATGGAATATTTTTCAGATCGCAAGCAGACCATTACTTCGATTCAACATTTCAGCGATTACTCCGAAATTGAAATTGACTATGAGGCTACCCTGGCGGTGGACTTCCCGGGCAGCGTAAAAAAGGGTGATAAGATTAAATTGAAAGGCAAGTCAATCTTTACCTTCACCGAAGACAATAAGATACAAAAACTACTGGATATCAGTTAATGTCCACCCTTATTGCTTCTGCTTTATCCTTATTCGCTTTAAAAAGCATCAACAACGGCACTCACAAACTCCAGTTCATCGGCCGATAAATTCAGGTCGATAGCCTTCGCATTTTGTACCGCTTGCTCCGCGTTTCTCGCTCCTGCCAAAGCTACCGTAATCCCAGCACGTTCGATAGTCCAGCGCAATACAAGTTGGCTAAGGCTAACCTTTTTATCATCAGCTAGTGGCTTTATACGCTCTAAAAGTATGTTTGCTTTTTCAATAAAGTCGGGTTGGAAATGTGGAAGACTAGCCCGATGGTCGCCTTCTTGGAAGGTATAGCCCGCATGGATCTTGCCGGTCAATAAACCACGCTCCAAAGGACTATATGCCAATACCGATTTACCGTGTTGAATACAATAAGGAACTGTCTCATCCTCCACAGCTCGGTTTACCATGCTAAATGGGATTTGGTTGGACACAAGGGGTATCGTGCGTTCTGCTTCTGCCATCTGCGCAGCATTGTAGTTGCATACGCCTACATAGCGAACCTTACCCTGCTCCACCAATCGCGATACCGCCTCGAATGTTTCATCAATCGGCGTCGTTACGTCGGGCCAGTGGATCTGATACAGATCGATATAGTCTGTGCCTAATCGTTTCAAACTTTGTTCGCATTCGTAGATTACCGAGTCTTTGCCGGCATATTTATAAATTTCGATTGGTTCACCATCGTTGTTTTTACTGTGAAATGCAAAATCACCCTGATCTGAATCCCAGCGCATTCCAAATTTCGTCAATAGTTGAACCTGATCGCGCGGCAGACCTTTGATGGCTTCGCCAACAATCTCTTCGGAGGTCCCCTGTCCATAGATTGGTGCAGTATCGATGGAAGTTACGCCTAAGTCATAGGATGCTCGAATGGCTTCGATTGCATCATTTCTGTCGGTTGAACCCCACATCCAGCCGCCCGCAGCCCACGCACCAAAGGTAATCGCAGACACGCTTAATTCGCTATTGCCTAATTTTCTGTATTCCATAAGTTCGTCGCTTTTATATTATTTAACGTTGATTGATGTTTTGTCTTATGCAAGTCGAGTATAAAGATGAGTATCGCCCATTGTTAGAACCTGAATTAGACTGTTTTTGTTTCACCTAACTCGATCAAAACAAGCTGATTACCCATCGTGTTGCTTAACAAATTTATTCAATAATAAATAGGAAAACAAAATTCTGTTTCGCATTGCCAGACCTCCCTCAGGAAAGCGAATTGAGATGGAAATCTTATATTTACATAGAATTTAGGAAAGGAATAACGATTATGAGAGCGATTTTAAAAACTTTAGCAGCTATGCTTTTAGTATTGGCATCCTGCAATAATCAGTCGAAAGAAAACCCAACAACAAATTCCGACAGCGTGGAAACAAAGCAGCCGCAAGCTCCGGCAAACAATGCGATTCCCTATGTCGTAGCGCAGAATTATTTTGTAAAAAATACCGTTGGGGAAGATCGAAATGGGATTCATAAGATAGAAACGCAAGCAGCTTTCGACGATCTGTTCTCGCCCGCAGCGAGCATGGGGAAGGACGGCAAACCGACGCCTATTGATTTCGATAAACAATATGTCATCGCTATTATTTCATCGACCTCCGATCTGACACCGACCATCGATAGTATCGCGGTGGAAAAGCAAGGTGAGGAAATTGCCGTAACCTACAAAGAAGTGCTAGGCGAAAAACAGAGCTTTACTGTTCGCCCGGTAGCCATATTGCTTGTCGACAAACAATATCAGGGCAAGTTGAAAACAGAAATACAGAAAGAGATTTAAGTTTTATTTCAGGTCTTTTTTATCGCTGTATATTTCATCGAGAAGCTCATACAACTCGGGATGATCTTCTTTTAATTGCTTGGGCTTTTGGAAGAAATACTCCGAAACTACCGCTAGGAACTCCGCCTGATTGGTTGCAGCATAATCGCGTATATCTGATTTATCTCTCCGTATGAGCGATATCGTTTCATGCATCTCCTTCAACCAGGGGTTGATCAGTTCTTTGGGGATCAAGTATTCCGGAACACCATCGACTTCGCCATCTGCTTTATCGATCAGATGCACAAACTCGTGAATAGCGGTGTTATTATTCGAATTCTGCTGAAAGCCGGCTAATAAAGCAGGAAGCGAAAGAATCATCTTGCGATGCATCGCACCATCCCCTACCATGCCCAGTATTTTGCGTTCGTCTTCCTGGGTATTATATTTTTCGTTAAAGACTTCCGGATAGATCAACACCTCATCTAAATTCTCATACGACCAGGAATTGAAGTGGAATAATGGAATGGTGGCACTGGCAGCAACCAATACCCGATGCTCATCTGTGATTTTAGCGCCCTTTTCCGCGCTTATCTTAGTCGTCTTAAGGAAATACTCCACCCTGTCGACAAAAGTGTTTTGCTGCTCCTGATTTAGCTTCGTAAAGAACTTCACATCCTCGGTCAATACCTTCAAGATGGTATCATGGGAGGGAATGACAGCATTGACAACCTTTTTGTTGCTAACATTGCGCCATACGAAATAAACGAGGATAAGTCCGAAGACGAAGATAAGAACGGTGACTAAGATAGGTGAGTATTCCATGCTGTTGATTGTGTTAAGCTAAAATAAGGGGATTCTTTAGCATTTCCTAAGCAAAAGATAGGGCTAAAAAAAAGCTGTCCTTTTGAGACAGCTTTTTTATATAGTATTTTGTTGGGCTTACATCATGCCGCCCATACCGCCACCCATTGGAGGTGCACCAGCACCGCCGATGTTTTCTTCAGGCTCGTCTGCCAATACACATTCTGTTGTCAATAACATTGACGCTACAGATGCTGCATTTTCTAAGGCTACACGAGATACTTTAGTTGGGTCGATAACACCCGCAGCGATTAAGTTTTCGTATTTGTCAGTGCGTGCATTGTAACCAAAGTCTGCTGATCCTTCTTTTACTTTTTGAACGATTACAGCACCTTCGATACCTGCGTTAGCACAGATTTGACGTAATGGCTCTTCGATCGCACGTTTGATAATGTCGATACCGATTTGCTCGTCTTCATTGTCTCCTTTAAGGTCGCTTAATGCTTCAGTCGCACGGATGAAAGCAACACCACCACCAGCAACAATACCTTCTTCTACTGCTGCGCGAGTAGCATGTAAAGCATCATCAACACGGTCTTTCTTCTCTTTCATTTCAACCTCAGTAGTTGCACCTACATATAATACCGCAACACCACCTGATAACTTAGCTAAACGCTCTTGTAGTTTCTCACGATCGTAGTCAGATGTAGTCGTCTCAATTTGAGAACGGATTTGTGCAACGCGTGCTTTGATATCTTCAGCAACACCAGAACCATTGATGATTGTTGTGTTATCTTTGTCGATAACCACTTTCTCAGCTTGTCCTAAGTAAGATAACTCGGCGTTTTCTAATTTATATCCTCTTTCTTCAGAGATAACAGTACCACCAGTTAAGATTGCGATATCTTCTAACATCGCTTTACGACGGTCACCGAATCCTGGAGCTTTAACAGCAGCAACTTTCAGTGATCCACGGATTTTGTTAACTACTAATGTAGCTAAGGCTTCACCGTCTAGATCTTCCGCAATAATTAATAATGGTTTTCCTGTTTGTACTTGTTTTTCCAAGATCGGCAACAATTCTTTCATGTTGCTGATTTTCTTGTCGTAGATTAAAATGTAAGGGCTATCTAATTCCGCTTCCATTTTATCAGAGTTTGTTACGAAGTATGGAGATAAGTATCCACGATCGAATTGCATACCTTCAACAGTTTTAACTTCTGTTTCTGTACCTTTTGCTTCTTCGACAGTGATAACACCATCATTTCCTACTTTTTCCATAGCTTCAGCAATTAATGAACCGATGATTTCGTCATTGTTTGCAGAGATGGAAGCAACTTGTTTGATTTTGTTGTTGTCAGCACCAACTACTTGAGATTGTGTTTTCAAGTTATTTACAACTGCAGCGACAGCTTTGTCGATACCACGTTTTAAATCCATTGGATTTGCACCTGCAGCAACCGATTTGATACCAGGAGCAACGATAGCTTGCGCTAATACCGTTGCAGTAGTTGTACCGTCACCCGCTTGATCAGCAGTTTTAGATGCAACTTCTTTCACCATTTGAGCACCCATGTTCTCTAAAGCATCTTTCAATTCGATTTCTTTAGCAACAGAAACACCATCTTTCGTGATTGCTGGTGATCCGAATTTCTTCTCGATAATTACGTTACGACCTTTAGGTCCTAAAGTTACTTTTACTGCGTTCGCTAAAGTATCAACACCTTTTTTCAGTGCGTCGCGCGCTTCAACGTTATATTTTACTTGTTTTGCCATTGTTATGAAAATTGTAGTCAGATAATAACAGCTGCCGATAAATCCTTCGCTGCTACTATTGTTAGATTGTTAATGTTTGATTGATTGAATTACAGAACTGCGTAAATATCAGCTTCACGCATAATTAAATATTCTTTACCTTCATAAGTAATTTCAGTACCAGCGTATTTACCGTACAATACTTTATCACCAACTTGTACAGTAAGAGGTTCTTCAGGTTTTCCAGTACCTACTGCAACGATCGTACCTTGAGATGGTTTTTCTTTCGCCGTGTCAGGGATGTAGATACCTGATGCTGTTTTTTCTTCTGCTGGAGCAGGCTCAACTACTACTCTGTCTCCGATAGGTTTAATACTTAAAGCCATAATTGTATATCAGTTTTTTATATTTTTAATTCACTTATTTGTACGTAGGGCATCAGTAACTATGCCAATCAAAAAAAGCACTTTCTTTTTGCCAATTTTTCCATTTTCAAGACAAATTACTGACATATGCGAAAATTAAGCCGTGTCAGGCTGTCAGAATGACCATCAGGAATATACTCTACCTTGTCATTAAGGCTATTTATTAGGCATAAGAAAAAACCCTGTCCGGATGGGCAGGGCTTGGTAAATATCTTTAGTAAGACTAAACTTATTTAGTAGAATCTGTAGCTGCTGGCGCCTGAGTTGCAGGTGCTGTAGTACCTGTTGCAGGAGCAGTAGGATTAGCGTTAGGATTCAAGTTAAGATTAGGACCTTGAGCAGGTGCTTCAATCTGATCACCTAAACCACCAGCATTTGATCCTGATGGACCCATAATGTTGATCGCTAAACTGAATACCATTAATGCAATGATTAAGATCCATGTACCTTTTTCTAAAATATCGCCGGTACGTTGAACCCCCATTAAATTAGCTCCGCCTGAAAATCCTGAGGATAAACCTCCACCTTTTGGATTCTGTATCAATACGAAAAACGATAATAATAAGCTCGCTAAAATGATAAGGATAATAAATAAGGTTGTCATTTTTATATTTCTATTTATAACTTTTGTTCTAATTCTTTAATTCGGGTCGCAAAGTACGATTTTTTTTCTGGATTCTCGGAAATTAATTTTTTAAATACCAAAATCGCTTTCTCGTACATTGCCTGTCCTTCGTAAATATTTG from Sphingobacterium sp. BN32 harbors:
- the groL gene encoding chaperonin GroEL (60 kDa chaperone family; promotes refolding of misfolded polypeptides especially under stressful conditions; forms two stacked rings of heptamers to form a barrel-shaped 14mer; ends can be capped by GroES; misfolded proteins enter the barrel where they are refolded when GroES binds), translating into MAKQVKYNVEARDALKKGVDTLANAVKVTLGPKGRNVIIEKKFGSPAITKDGVSVAKEIELKDALENMGAQMVKEVASKTADQAGDGTTTATVLAQAIVAPGIKSVAAGANPMDLKRGIDKAVAAVVNNLKTQSQVVGADNNKIKQVASISANNDEIIGSLIAEAMEKVGNDGVITVEEAKGTETEVKTVEGMQFDRGYLSPYFVTNSDKMEAELDSPYILIYDKKISNMKELLPILEKQVQTGKPLLIIAEDLDGEALATLVVNKIRGSLKVAAVKAPGFGDRRKAMLEDIAILTGGTVISEERGYKLENAELSYLGQAEKVVIDKDNTTIINGSGVAEDIKARVAQIRSQIETTTSDYDREKLQERLAKLSGGVAVLYVGATTEVEMKEKKDRVDDALHATRAAVEEGIVAGGGVAFIRATEALSDLKGDNEDEQIGIDIIKRAIEEPLRQICANAGIEGAVIVQKVKEGSADFGYNARTDKYENLIAAGVIDPTKVSRVALENAASVASMLLTTECVLADEPEENIGGAGAPPMGGGMGGMM
- the groES gene encoding co-chaperone GroES, with translation MALSIKPIGDRVVVEPAPAEEKTASGIYIPDTAKEKPSQGTIVAVGTGKPEEPLTVQVGDKVLYGKYAGTEITYEGKEYLIMREADIYAVL
- the secG gene encoding preprotein translocase subunit SecG, which translates into the protein MTTLFIILIILASLLLSFFVLIQNPKGGGLSSGFSGGANLMGVQRTGDILEKGTWILIIALMVFSLAINIMGPSGSNAGGLGDQIEAPAQGPNLNLNPNANPTAPATGTTAPATQAPAATDSTK
- a CDS encoding TlpA disulfide reductase family protein translates to MKKTISLIASLLISIFVFAQTKPANITGTVDKNDIVRVSLFKVLNGRLVEVALSIPDSEGRFGFRFTPEYEGFYVIGSGTSTRPQGNFKFYFRGNEDLVIKLQRDDYELISTNSKEIKALNQWDVAVAEIQAKANRLGGQSTYVDFFPQVEEMSAKLAQYKKDPKTGNKNFDKLFPSYVDYDFAYYAISYNYLPRSAHPDQDEFTPYYQNFNVDNYLNDFLLQLPYGDRFFSNLILQKNKGKNLADESLLIASIPSDVLKGQFIVSKMERARSMEEFLISKEAYKQYITLPEQIARVAAVESKLAESKTGATAVSFSYPDVTGKQTALKDLRGKVVLIDMWATWCGPCRAEEPHWEKLNEEFAGKDVAFVGVSVDKEKDKWETYVKEKKLKGIQLHAGPGNILSQSYKVDGIPRYILVDKKGNLIAADSPRPSDPKLKEMISKALAN
- a CDS encoding zinc-dependent peptidase, coding for MEYSPILVTVLIFVFGLILVYFVWRNVSNKKVVNAVIPSHDTILKVLTEDVKFFTKLNQEQQNTFVDRVEYFLKTTKISAEKGAKITDEHRVLVAASATIPLFHFNSWSYENLDEVLIYPEVFNEKYNTQEDERKILGMVGDGAMHRKMILSLPALLAGFQQNSNNNTAIHEFVHLIDKADGEVDGVPEYLIPKELINPWLKEMHETISLIRRDKSDIRDYAATNQAEFLAVVSEYFFQKPKQLKEDHPELYELLDEIYSDKKDLK
- a CDS encoding retropepsin-like aspartic protease gives rise to the protein MKSTINFLTLSTLLFAFLSTKAQDKQLGDLLGERFSIAGFTHQGADYCLGKIQDQRGYTFVELNKLPAQKASIILKDNKGRLDTSIARLDSQGKIKQIDLFDSLYGIKRASNPKLIAKIPFENKNGSILLKLSINGSSKPLNMLFDTGADGMALSEKKANEIGLNVTRENNASVVGGTQQIKVSEGNYIEIGTLKMENMSIAIFPNRPDDHSDGIIGNSILRRYITHIDYDNNELSLYEFGDFKYQGEGKLIPITFPQGVIHLHADLSITGEAPIRGDFVFDTGAGYNLIAFRPFVKAHKLLVSGFKSEVSSTTSSLGTVTPTFTGLAKSLALENVEPMVNFPVTLMGGSSGNKDWNPGADGSLGVRAISRYNHTINLLDGEIFLSKNKLHSYPADFLIRDYLFGWNNQGKLILLEKIGTANSPEKGKRVAVIDGTADSKLAKNSKSIEKLRGIPKDKKITVSFDDETKITIE
- a CDS encoding nuclear transport factor 2 family protein — translated: MNKREEIIRNYISGYNNFDIPRMLADFADDIQFENIQNNVTTDTLEGKDAFREQAEMAMEYFSDRKQTITSIQHFSDYSEIEIDYEATLAVDFPGSVKKGDKIKLKGKSIFTFTEDNKIQKLLDIS
- a CDS encoding aldo/keto reductase; translation: MEYRKLGNSELSVSAITFGAWAAGGWMWGSTDRNDAIEAIRASYDLGVTSIDTAPIYGQGTSEEIVGEAIKGLPRDQVQLLTKFGMRWDSDQGDFAFHSKNNDGEPIEIYKYAGKDSVIYECEQSLKRLGTDYIDLYQIHWPDVTTPIDETFEAVSRLVEQGKVRYVGVCNYNAAQMAEAERTIPLVSNQIPFSMVNRAVEDETVPYCIQHGKSVLAYSPLERGLLTGKIHAGYTFQEGDHRASLPHFQPDFIEKANILLERIKPLADDKKVSLSQLVLRWTIERAGITVALAGARNAEQAVQNAKAIDLNLSADELEFVSAVVDAF